Proteins encoded by one window of Mus musculus strain C57BL/6J chromosome 10, GRCm38.p6 C57BL/6J:
- the Fam229b gene encoding protein FAM229B isoform 2 (isoform 2 is encoded by transcript variant 6), with the protein MPFRFGTQPRRFPVEGGDSSIELESGLSSSASCTGKETSPNRWTFCQLLAIISNSEDALEVTA; encoded by the exons ATGCCTTTTCGGTTTGGGACCCAGCCAAGGAGGTTTCCAGTGGAAGGAGGAGACTCTTCAATTGAGCTAGAATCAGGCCTGAGCTCTAGTGCTTCCTGTACCGGGAAAGAGACGTCACCCAATAGGTGGACATTTTGCCAACTATTGGCTATCATCA GCAACTCCGAAGATGCCCTGGAAGTCACTGCCTGA
- the Fam229b gene encoding protein FAM229B isoform 1 (isoform 1 is encoded by transcript variant 5) produces MPFRFGTQPRRFPVEGGDSSIELESGLSSSASCTGKETSPNRQLRRCPGSHCLTITDVPITVYATMRKPPAQSSKEMHPK; encoded by the exons ATGCCTTTTCGGTTTGGGACCCAGCCAAGGAGGTTTCCAGTGGAAGGAGGAGACTCTTCAATTGAGCTAGAATCAGGCCTGAGCTCTAGTGCTTCCTGTACCGGGAAAGAGACGTCACCCAATAG GCAACTCCGAAGATGCCCTGGAAGTCACTGCCTGACAATAACTGATGTTCCCATCACTGTCTATGCAACAATGAGAAAGCCACCTGCgcaaagcagcaaggaaatgcATCCCAAATAG